The Amycolatopsis sp. DG1A-15b genome contains the following window.
GGGAGCTGGATGCTCGGCGGGCACGGGTCGACCGTGAGCGTCCCCTGTGGACTGAACTCGGTGACGCCGAAGCGCTCGGCGAGCCCGCGCAGGAGGACCGGCTCGATGTCCCGGCCGCGGTAGGCGATGTCCGGCGCCATCAGCACCCGCACGTTCGGCACCCCGACCGCGGCGGCGGCGATCGGGCCGGCGTAGGTGGTCGGGCCGTGCACGACCAGGTCCGGCTGCCAGGCGCGGGCGAACTCGACCAGGCCGTCGACCATGGTCTCGGCGATGTCGGCGAACATCTGCAGCGCGCGTTCGCCCTTGGGCTTGCGCAGCTGCTTCCACAGCTCCACCGTCGCCGGCGCGTCCCGGTCGATGTGCATCGTGTCGCGCGTCAGCTGGCTGAAGTCGCAGTCCTCGCCGACTTCGACGGCGGGCTGGCCGGACATGGTGATCGCCTCGGCGAGCGCGGGCGGACCGGCGACCCGGATCTCGTGCCCCGCGTTGCGCAGCGCCCAGGCCAGCGGAACCATCGGGTAGTAGTGCGGGGGCCACGCCCACGCGGAGAAGAGCACGCGCATTCGCGTACTTCCTTTCTGAGACGCCGTATGTCAGGAACTTCGCAGGCAGGCTTGGGGCACGGCTGGAGGATCGCTCACCTCCCGGCGAGCGACCGCAGCTCCGCGACGAGCTCGGCGGGGGCGGGCCGGTCCTCGTTCTCCAGCCGCGCCCGGCGCGCCGCCGCCGCGAACCCGCTCCGCTGCAGCACGTCGAACACCGCGCCGGCGACCGTCGCCGCGCTGAACTCCGCGGCCGCCAGCGCGCGGCCCGCGCCCGCGGCCTCGATCCGCCGCGCGATCGCCAGGTGGTCCGGCAGCTGCCCCACGGCGACCTGGGGCAGCCCGGCGGCGAGCCCGGTCAGGACGCTGCCCGCCCCGCCCTGGGACACCAGCACGTCGCAGTGGGCGAGGAGCCGGTCCAGCGGCGGGTCGACGAACACCGACACGGAGGGCGGCAGGTCCCCGAGCAGCGCGCGCTGCCGCGCCGAAACCGCCAGCACGACGTTCACGTCCAGTTCGGCCACCGCGCGGGCGGTCTCCCCCGCGAGGAAGTACTGCGGGCCGAGCAGTTCCATCGTGTGTCCCCAGGTGACGCACACCCGGGGCCGCGCCACCGGGCCGAGCACCACCTCGGCCCGCTCCGGACCCGAGCACGGCAGGTAGCGGACCAGCCGCCGCGGCAGGTCGCCCGGAGCGTGCAGGCACGACGGTGTCGGGTCGATCGTGGTGCCGGCGAGCGGGTCGACCGGCCCGACACCGAGCCGTCCCCCGATCGGTTCCAGCAGGCCGGGCAGGAACCGGGCGGCCCGCGCCACCAGGTCGGGCCCGTAGAGGTGGCGGACCGACGGGATCCCGAGCGCGGCCGCCACCAGCGGCCCGGCGAACGCCGTCGGTTCGGCGACCACGAGGTCGGGTCGCCAGGCCTGGGCGAACCGCACGGCGTCGCCCGCCATCTCGGCGGCCAGCCGCGCGAACAGCTTCAACGCCCGGGGCACCCCGTCGGCCGGCGGCTCCGGCGCGGGCCGGGCTTCGGCGGGCAGGACGAACTTCCGGAACTCCGGCAGCACGTCGAGGTCGGGGCCGGCGGCGACCGCGGTCAGCCCGAGCTCGGTGATCGCCGGGCCGAGCGCGGGCTGCCCGAGCACTCTGACCTCGTGCCCGGCTCCGCGCAGCGCCCACGCGAGCGGAGCGACCGGATGCAGGTGGGTGCGCCAGCCCCACATGACGAACAGCACGCGCATCGCCCTCGGCCGCCGGCCGCCAGTGCTCACACTTCCTCCAGCACGTCACGTCCGCGGCACCCTTGCGCGCGGGCGAGCCATCGATCACCGCCACACCGGACCAAGGCGCCATCGGGCCGCACTGGATTCGCCGTCCAGCCGCCCGCTCGCGAGCCGGGGTCGAGCGGGTCTATAGCCGCCATCGCGACACTTCGGCAGCTTTTCGACACCCGCTCTCGAGCGCAGGGGATACGACATGGCCGATTCAGCGAGATCGCTCCTGCTGGAGCAGGTCCGCGGCTACCACGACGCACAGGCCCCCGGGCCGGAGAAGTTCGTCCCCGGCGAAACGCCGATCCTGTCCTCGGGCGCGGTGCTCGACGCGGACGACCGCGTGGCGCTGGTGACAGCCGCGCTCGACCTCCGGATCGCCTCCGGCGGGATCGCGGCCAAGTTCGAGTCGTCGTTCGCCCGGACCCTCAAGCGGCGCAAGGCGCTGCTCACCAACTCGGGCTCGTCGGCGAACCTGCTGGCGATCAGCGCGCTGTGCGCGCCCCAGCTCGGCGACGCCCGGCTGCGGCCCGGTGACGAGGTGATCACCGTCGCGGCCGGGTTCCCGACCACGGTGAACCCGATCCTGCAGCACGGCCTCGTCCCGGTGTTCGTCGACATCGAGCTCGGCACCTACAACACGACGGCCGAACGGGTCGAAGCCGCGTTCTCGCCGCGCACCCGCGCGATCATGATCGCGCACACCCTCGGCAACCCCTTCCCGGTCGCGGAGATCGCCGAGCTCGCCGAGCGGCACGGGTGCTACCTGATCGAGGACAACTGCGACGCCGTCGGGTCGACCTACCAGGGCCGGCTGACCGGGACGTTCGGCAAGTTCTCCACCGTGTCCTTCTACCCGGCCCACCACCTGACCATGGGCGAGGGCGGCTGCCTGCTGACTTCGGACCTGAAGCTGGAGCGGCTGGCGAGGTCCCTGCGCGACTGGGGCCGCGACTGCTGGTGCGAGCCCGGCGAGGACGACCGCTGCCTGCGGCGGTTCGATTTCTCGCTGGGCACGCTGCCGCCGGGCTACGACCACAAGTACGTGTTCTCGCAGCTCGGGTACAACCTCAAGAGCACGGACCTGCAGGCCGCGCTGGGGCTGAGCCAGCTGGCGAAACTGCCCGACTTCATCGAGGCGAGGAAGCAGAACTGGCGGCAGCTGCGCGAAGGCCTCGACGGCTTGCCGGGCCTGCTGCTGCCCGAGCCGACCCCGGGCAGCGACCCGAGCTGGTTCGGGTTCGTGATCACGGTGCGCCCGGACGCGGGCTTCACGGCCGGCGAGGTGATCGCCCACCTGGAGGCCAACGCGATCCGGACCCGGCGGCTGTTCGCCGGCAACCTCACCCGGCACCCGGCCTACCTGGACCGGCCGCACCGCATCTCCGGCTCGCTGGCCAACAGCGACATCGTCACCGAGCGGACGTTCTGGATCGGCGTGTATCCGGGCATCACCCCGGAAATGATCGAGTTCGTCATCGGCACCCTCAAGGAGTTCGTCGCCACCCACTGAACGAGCCTCCCCGGCGCCTCTCGGAACTACCACCGTTCCGAGAGGCGCTTTTCTTTTCACATTGTGAAGACTTAAGATAGAATTGAGGTTCACGGCAATCTTTGCCACCGCGGATACCGGGAGTGCATTTATATTCACTGCTCGTGACGCGCCCGACCATCCGGATAAAACGGATCTAACGGGAAAACGGAAGAATACTCGCGAATCCTCAGGACGTCGGGTCGTCGCTGCTCACCGGGACTTCACGGCACCCCAGCCGGCCCCCCTGAGGGTCTTCCAACCATCGTTTGGCCCTCTCGGGGAAATCTTGACACCGCCACCAGCGGCGAATACTGTCAGCCACACGGTGCGAAGACGCTAAATCTGGGGTGAGGGCAGCCTTTTTGCACCGGACTGGGGATGAGGATCGGCTATTTCACCGTTTTGCCGGATAGTCGAATCATCGTCCTCCGGTTACATGTTCTTATGCCTACCGCTGGGGGAAGTCATGAGATTCAATACCCTGGGCACCTTCGAGGTGACCCACGAAGACCGGCTGCTCACACCGACCGCACCGAAGCAGCGCAGCGTCCTGGCGCTGCTTGTCCTCTGCCACGGCGGCCTGGTGCCGGTGACCTCGCTCATCGAAGAGATCTGGCCGGAGAACCCGCCGGCGAGCGCACTGACCACCTTGCAGACCTACATCTACCAACTGCGCAAGCTGTTCTGCGCCGCCGGCAACAGCCACGACGGCGTGCTGGTGACGAAACCGCTGGGCTACCTGGCCCGGATCGCGCCGGGAAGCGTCGACGCCGACGAGTTCGAGCAGCTGGCCGGCACCGCCAAGAACGCGCTGGAGGCGGGTGACCCGCTGCGCGCCTCGCAGCTGCTCCACCGGGCGACCGCGCTGTGGCGGGGCGACGCGTTGTGCGACGTCCAGCGTGGACCGCTGCTCGACGCGCACGCCGCCAAGCTCAACGAGGCCTGGTTGCAGGCGCTGGGGATGCGGGTCGAAGCCGACCTGCAGATCGGCCGGCACCACCAGCTGGTCGGCGAGCTGCGCGGGCTGATCGCGAAATACCCGCTTCACGAGGACCTGTACGCGAAGCTGATGCTCGCGCTGTACCGGTGCGACCGGCGGTCGCAGGCGTTGCAGGTCTACCACGAGGTCCGGCGCTGCCTCGACGACGAACTGGGGATCGATCCCTCGCCGACCCTGCAGCGGCTGCACCAGAACGTCCTCTCGGACTCCCCCTCGCTGCGCCAGGTGACGCCGGTGGTGCGGGCGGGGACCGCGGCGGCGCCGCGGAACATCGTCCAGGCGCAGCTGCCCGCGGACCTGTCGGACTTCACCGGCCGGACCGCCGAGCTGGCCGAGCTGGACCGGCTCCTCACCCCCGAGGGGTCGGCCGGCCGGACGTTCGCGGTGACCGGGATGACCGGGGTGGGCAAGACGGTGCTCGCGGTGCGGGCCGCGCACGCGGCCCGGTCGCGGTTCCCGGACGGCCAGCTGTTCGCCGAGTTCGGCCCGGGCACCGAGCCGGCCGACGTCCTCGGCGGGTTCCTGACCGATCTCGGCGTCCCCGCGGCGGACGTGCCCGCGGGCGAGGCCGAGCGCGCCAAGCTGTTCCGCACCAGGACCGCCGGTGGCTGCGGGCTGATCCTGCTCGACAACGTCTCGTCGGCCGCGCAGATCCGGCCGCTGCTGCCCGGCGGCCGCTGGGTGGTGCTGGCCACCGGACGGCGGCTCACCGGCTCGCTGCCGGGGGTGGTGCCGATGCTGCTGGAGCCGATGTCCACCGACGACGGTGTCACGCTCATGTCCAAAGTGGTCACTTCGCGGAACATCCTGCACGAGCGCGGCACGGTGGCCGCGGTGGTCCACCGCTGCGGCGGTCTCCCGGTGGCGCTGCGCGCGCTGGGCGAGCGCCTGTCGGTCAACCGGCACTGGCCGGTGACCAAGCTGGCGGCCCGCGTCATCGGCGACGACGGGCTGCGCCCGGAGCTGCAGGCCGCGGGTGTCGACCTGCACGGGCCGTTCCGGGAGGACCTCGCCGCGCTCGAGCCCCGGGACCGGCAGGTGCTGACCCGGCTGTGCGAGTCCGGACTGGACTGCTTCACGGCGAAGAACGCGGTCGCGGTCGTGGAAGGGAGCGAACGCGAGGCGGAGGACGCCCTCGACCGGCTGGTGGCGGCGAACATGCTGCGGGTCCGGGTCCAGGCCGACGGCTTGGAGTTCCACTACTCCCTGCCGCCCCTGTTCAAGGACTTCTGCACCGGGACGGAACGGCCGTCGCACCTGCTCCAGGTGGTCGCCACCATCCCGCGCGAAGCGGAGACCGGGATCGCCGTCCCCGGCTGAACCGGTGACCGGGACCGGCGGAGTGGCTTCGTGGAGGACCACCCCGCCGGCTCCGGCGAACCGCACGCTTTGCCGCCCGGAGCGGCGAACACGGTGATCGGAACGGCCGACACGGGGGCACTCCCGGCGTGTCGGCCGTTCCCGTCGGTGTGCCGGCCACTTCGGTCGGCGACTTGCAGTCCCCACGGGGTACTCCCGGCGTGTCAGCCGTTCCCGTCGGTGTGCCGGCCACTTCGGTCGGCGACTTGCAGTCCCCACGGGGTACTCCCGGCGTGTCAGCCGTTCCCGTCGGTGTGCCGGCCACTCCGGTCGGCGACTTGCGGTCCCCGAGGCTCAGCAGGCACCGGCGAGCAACGTCTCCCCACCGGCCCCGCCTCACCCGACCAGGAACTCCAGCTGCGCCACCACCGCCGCCTGATCCGGCGAACCCCAGGCTCACCACCGGAGCGGCGAACACGGTGATCGGAACGGCCGACACGGGGGTAATCCCGGCGTGTCGGCCGTTCCCGTCGGTGTGCCGGCCACTCCGGTCGGCGACTTGCGGTCCCCGAGGCTCGGCACGCACCGGCGGCCAATCTCTCCCCACCGGCCCCGCCTCACCCGACCAGGAACTCCAGCTGCGCCACCACCGCCGCCGGAGCGGGACGCGAACGGTTCTCCGCCGCGATCTCCGCCGCCCGCCGGGTGTAACCCGCATCCGCGAGTACCTCGAAAGCAGCCGAAGCCACCGCCTCCGGGGTGAGCTCCGCCGCCGGGAGCAGGACGCCGGCGCCCGCGGCCGCCACCCGTCCGGCGTGCGTGACCTGGTCGCCCTTGAACGGGACCACCAGCTGCGGCACCCCGCAGGCCGCAGCCGTGAGCGCCGTGCCCGCGCCGCCCTGGTGCACGACCAGGGCGCAGCCCGGCAGGATCGTGTGCAGCGGCACCGATTCCAGCACCCGGACGCCGGTGGGCAGCTCGCCCAGCAGTGGCCGCTGGCCGCGTGCCACCGCGACGAGCACCTCGGCCCCGCAGCGGAGGAGCCCCGCCAGCGCCACCCGGACCGGGTCCAGGTTGCCCGTGGTGCCCCCGAACGAGGCGCCCCAGGTCAGGCATACGCGGGGACGGCCCGCCGGGGCGGCCGATCGGGGGATCACGGCCGAGCCGTTGTAGGGGATGGTGCGCAACGGCCACGCCGAACCCGGGGTCTCCAGCTGCAGGGCCGCCGGGCACGGATCGATCGTCACCGTGCCCGCCGGGTCCGGCTCGCCGAGGCCCCGCTCGTCCCACAGCGGGGCCAGCAGGGGCCATTCCCCCGCGCGCTGGGCGTAGGTGTGGTCGACCCCGTAGAGCACCCGCGCCGACGGGATGCCCGCCACCGCGGCCGCGACCGGGCCCGCGTACTCGCGCGGGTCGAACAGGACGACGTCCGCCCAGTCACGGGCGACCCCCACGAGCGCGCCGGCCCAGCCCTGGGCGGTCAACCGGAACATCCGCATCGTCCGCTCGGTGCGGTCGCCCGCGCGGGGGTCGAACCCCTGCCAGGCCACCGTCCCGTCGACGTCCTCGCCCAGGGGTAGCACCGGAAGCCCGGTGCGGCGCGCCGCGGCCGCGAACGACGGCGCCGCCGCCACCCGCACCTCGTGCCCGGCGGCCCGCAGCCCCCAGGCGAGCGGCACCATCGGGTAGAGGTGGGAGACGGCGGGATAGCTGGTCACCAGGATTCGCATGGGACACTCCGGGGAAGAAGGACGTGGCCGGTCACGACGCGTCGAGGACCTCGACCGCGCCGGTCGTCCCGTCCACGGTGACCAGCTGGCCGTCGCGCAGGACCTCGGTCGCGTTGCCGGTCGCCACCACGGCCGGGATGCCGTGCTCGCGCGCGAGGATCGACGGGTGCGAGAGCAGCCCGCCGGTGTCGGTGATCAGTGCGCCGATGCCGCCGAACAGCACCGACCACTGCGGGGTGGTCTCCGGGCAGACCAGCACGTCGCCGGGGCGCAGCTTCGCGAACTCGCGCTCGCTGATCACCACCCGCACGACGCCGGTGTACCGGCCCGCCGACGCCGCCGTCCCGCGCAGCAGCCGGTCGCCCGCCGCCGCCCGGTGCCCGGCACCCAGCTCGGACACCGAGTCGATCCACAACATCGGCTCCAGCACCGCGCGATCGGCCGGGGCCAGCTCGGCCAGCACCGCCTCCCGATCGGGCCCGCTCCGGTACTCGCCGTAGGTCTGCGGGCCGAGGTGGGCCTGCGACCACGCCTGCTGTCCGGCGCGCAGAGACACCAGATCGTGCTGCGCCGCGCCGCAGGCGAAGGCGGCGCGTGCTTCGTCCAAGGTGAGCAGGAAGATGTCGTCGACGTCGGCCAGCCGTCCGCCCGAGACCAGCCGGGCCGCCATTTCGCGCAGCGCGTACCGGACCTGCGCCCAGGCGACGTGCGCCTCGAACCCGGTGTCGTCGCGCAGCGGGAACGCGCGTTGCGCGCGGGCCAGCACGCGGTCGAACCGGGCGAGGTCCGCTCCGGACAGCCGGGCGCGAGCCGCCGCGACGGTCTCCTCGCGCTCGGCGATCGCCGCCGCCGCGGCGGCCTCCGGGTCGGTGCCCGCGTCGAGCCGGTCCCGGATCAGGCTCAGCACCAGCCGCGGCTGTTCCGCCAGCGACGGCTCGGCGAGGTCCGCGCCGAGACAGCGCTGGCCGTACTCGACGAGGTAGGCCTCGAACGCTTCGGCGAATTCGCCGGCCGGCTCCCGGAGCACGCCGGGGTCGCCCGCGGCGAGGCGGGCCAGGCGGGTCAGCTCTCTCGCGGGCTCGGCCGCTCTGCCGGGGAGTCCGGTCAGCATCGGGAGGATTCCCGCGGCGTCCCAGCCGAGCAGGTCCCGGCAGACGACGCCGAGCTCGCCCCAGACCATGCTGGACACGCCGCCGACGAGGAAGTGCAGCCGCTGTGCCTCGTAGGCCAGCTCGACCCGCCGGTCCAGTTCCGCGGCCAGCTCCGGCCCCGGCAGCTCACCGAGGACCACCGACCGGACTCCGGTCAAGGCGGCGCGCAGTCCCGGGAGCCACTCGGCGTACCACCGGTCGACGATCTCGCCGTGCTTGTCGGCCCGGCCGGCCTCGACCACCTTCCTCGCCCGCTCACGCACCGCGTCCACCGAGGCCAGCGGCACGATCCGCACGTAGGACCAGCCGCCGAGGTTCCGCACCTCGACCCGCTCGCCGAACGCGTAGGTGAACAGGTTCGAGCTGGTCCGGTTGACCGCCCGGATCAAGGTCGAGGTGTTCATGGGTGACAGCGGCTTGAGCGTGTACCCGCCGCGGAGCCAGAACCCCGGCGGCACCTCGAACTCGATCGCGACCGGCTCCGGCCCCGCGGCGGGCAGCGCCGTGATCGGGCGCGCCTGCAGCAGGACCACGTCGTCGCCGGCCCACGCCCATTCGATGTCCTGCGGCGAGCCGGCGTCGGCCTCGACCCGCCGCGCCAGGTCCGCGACGCGGCCGGCCTGCTCCGCGGTCAGCACCTCGTGCGGCCCGCGGACCAGTGCGGGCGCGTCCGTGACGGCCCATTCGTCCGGCACGACCCGGCCGGAGACCAGCTGGTCGCCGAGCCCCGGCACGGCGTCGACGCGAACCGTGCCCCGCGCGCCGGTGACCGGGTCGGCGCTGAACGCCACCCCGGCGGCGACGGCCGGAACCAGGGGCTGGACCAGCACGGCCAGCCCCGGCCGGTCCGCGCGGCCGCGGTACTGGCGCAGCCGGGCCGCGTCGGCCGACTCCCAGCAGGTGCGCACGGCCGTGACGAGCTCGTCGAACCCGGACACCCCGAGCACCGTTTCGTACTGCCCGGCGTGGGACTGCTCGTCCCCGTCCTCGGCGACGCCCGAGGACCGCACCGCCAGCGGCACGTCGCCGAAGTGGCCGGCCACGGACCGCAGCGCGGCCAGCACACCGGCCGAGAACTCGCCCGCCTCGAACGCGGCGACGGTGAGCACCAGCCCCGGCGGCACCGGGAACCCGGCCTGCCGCAGCTCGGCCAGCCGGGCGGCCTTCCGCCCGGCCTCGGCCACCTCGAGGCCGGGCTCGTCCAGCGAGCGGACGAGCGCGGGCTGGGTGAGCGTCACGCGGGACCTCCCGGGGTGCTGGTGAGGATCGCGGCATGGCCTGCACCGGCCGGGGTGTCGATGAGAACCGCCGCATCGGCATCGCCCGAGCCGGCCGCGACCACGGCCTCGTACGCCAGCGCGGCCGCGGTCAGCACCGGCGTGGCGACGCCCGCTTCGGCCGCCGCCTCCGTGCCCAGCCTCAGGTCCTTGGCCATCAGCGCGGACCGGAACGCGGCCGGCTCGTACCGGCGCGAACGCATCAGCTCCGCCCGGAACGACAGGACCTTCGAGCTGAAGCCGCTGGTTCCGATCGCGGCCAGCAACCGGTCGCGGTCGAGCCCGGCCGCCACGCCGTAGTTGACGGCCTCGGCCAGCGCCGCGACCTGGCCGCCCAGCAGGAGGTTGAACACCAGCTTCGTGGTGGCCGCGTTGCCGGCCGGGCCGAGGTAGGACACCTCCCGGCCGATCGCCGCCAGCACGTCGCCCGCCGACTCGACGGCAGGGCGGGCTCCGGCGGCGAGCACCCGGAGCTGTCCGGCCGCGGCCTGGGCCGGGTTGCCCAGCACGCACGCCTCGATCCGGGTCACTCCGGCGGTCGCGAGCCGGGCGGTCAGCGCCCGTGAGTACTCCGCCGAAACCGTCGACGTGTCGACGACGACCAGTCCGGCCCGGAGCGCGGGCCCGGCCGCGGCCAGCACCGCGTCCACCGCCGGCTCGTCGGCCAGGCTCAGCAGCACGCGGTCGGCGCCGGCCACCGCGGCCTCGACCGACTCGGCGAGCTCGGCGCCGCGGTCGAGCAGCGGCGCCGCCTTCGCGGCGGTGCGGTTGTGCACCAGCACCCGGTACCCGTGGTCGAGCAGGCTCGTGGCCATGCCCGAGCCCATCACGCCGAGGCCGACCACGGCGATCGTCTTGGTGTCCATGCCTCAGCTCGCGGCGAACGCGGCCGGCGGCACGGAGATCTGCGAGATGCACCGCATCACGCTCTTCGCGAAGTGCTGCCGGAAGCCTTCGGGTGTCTCGGTGTTGCGCTCCGAAGCGAGGTACGGCTTCAGCTGCTCCTCGACGAGGTGCACGCCTTCCTGACGGGCCATGTGCCGGCCGATCTGGGAGAAGTCGCCTTCGTAGTGGATGAACCGGACCAGCTGCGCGTCGCGGATGAACACCGCGGTGCCGAGGAGTCGGCCGACCTCGGTGCCGCTCTCGTCGCGCATGATCGGCGAATCGGCCCGCTTGAAGTTCGCGAAGATCCCGGCGATCTCTTCTTCGAAGCCGGGTTTGATGTCGTAGGTGATGGCCGCGTAGGGCATGGCAAAGCCTTCCTGGTTACATTCCACCGTCGACGGCGAGCAGCGCGCCGGTGACGTAGGTCGACAGGTCACTCGCGAGGAACAGCACCGCGCCGGCGACCTCTTCCGGGGTGCCCAGCCGGCCCAGCGCGGTCATCCGCTTGACCCGCTGGGCGACCGGCGGCGGAAGCTCGTCGCCGGTGTCGATCACGCCCGGCGCGATCGTGTTGACCCTGATCCCGCCGAACTCCTTGCACAGCGACCGGGTCAGGCCGACCACGCCCGCTTTCGCCGCGGTGTAGTGCGCCGCGCCCGCCATCCCGCGGAACGCCACCGAGGCACCCACGTTGACCACGCTCGCGCCCTCGGCCAGCAGGGGCACGCACGCCTGGGTGACCAGGAACATCGACGTCAGGTCGGTGTCGATCAACCGGGTCCACTCGGCCGGGTCCAGCTCGGCCAGCGGCGTGTGCCCGTGCACCCCCGCGTTGTTGACCAGCACGTCCAGCCCGCCCAGCTCGGCCCGGCAGGTCTCCGCGAGGCGCGCCACTTCGGCCGCGTCGGTCACGTCCGCGTGCACCACACTGCCGCCGAGCTCGGCCAGCTCCTTCCGCAGCGACTCCGCGGCGTCGTTGTCCGCCCGGTTCACCGCGACCACGGTCGCGCCGGCCGACGCCAGCCCGAGCGTCACGGCCCGGCCGATTCCGCGGGTACCGCCCGTGACGAGCGCCCGCTTGCCCTTCAATCCCAGTTCCAACAGTTGCCTCCTATCCGGTCGCGACCACGGCGATCGCGTTGACCAGCAGTGCGGTGATCGCGAGACCGGTCCGCAGCAGGTTCCAGTTGCGCCACCGCGGGCGCGGGTCGTCCCAAGTGGACGGAACGGTTTCGAGCGTCTTGACCGACCGGTTGATCGGCACGTTGGCCAGGTGGGAAACCGCGGACACGCCGAGCAGCAGCACGACCGCGAGTCCGAAGAGGACCGACCCACCGGCGATCGCCAGCACGGCGTCGGCCACCGCGGTCCCCAGCACGGTCAGCGGCATCACCGGGTCGTAGTTCTTCCCGATCAGCCGGTGGGCGGCCACGTACTGCTCGGGCTCCATCCCCCGGAACGCGGGCACCACGCTGAGCGCCACGCAGAACAGCACGCCGGCCGCGATCCCGCTGCCCGCGAGCACGAGCACCTCGAGCACGGCAACCACAATGGACTCCTAATAGCTGGCCACGACCTGATAGAGACCGAAGGCGCTGCCCCGCGAGGCGTCCTGGTAGGGCCGCAGCGGCGAAGTGGTGCCGCGGTGGTCCGGTCCGGTCTCCCACTTCCGGAAGGCGTCCAGGTCGGCCCACTCGCTCATCACGACGAACGAGCGGGCCTCGCCCAGCGACTCCATCAGCTCGTTGCCGAGCAGGCCCGGCGTGCCGGACAGTTCGGCG
Protein-coding sequences here:
- a CDS encoding BTAD domain-containing putative transcriptional regulator, which gives rise to MRFNTLGTFEVTHEDRLLTPTAPKQRSVLALLVLCHGGLVPVTSLIEEIWPENPPASALTTLQTYIYQLRKLFCAAGNSHDGVLVTKPLGYLARIAPGSVDADEFEQLAGTAKNALEAGDPLRASQLLHRATALWRGDALCDVQRGPLLDAHAAKLNEAWLQALGMRVEADLQIGRHHQLVGELRGLIAKYPLHEDLYAKLMLALYRCDRRSQALQVYHEVRRCLDDELGIDPSPTLQRLHQNVLSDSPSLRQVTPVVRAGTAAAPRNIVQAQLPADLSDFTGRTAELAELDRLLTPEGSAGRTFAVTGMTGVGKTVLAVRAAHAARSRFPDGQLFAEFGPGTEPADVLGGFLTDLGVPAADVPAGEAERAKLFRTRTAGGCGLILLDNVSSAAQIRPLLPGGRWVVLATGRRLTGSLPGVVPMLLEPMSTDDGVTLMSKVVTSRNILHERGTVAAVVHRCGGLPVALRALGERLSVNRHWPVTKLAARVIGDDGLRPELQAAGVDLHGPFREDLAALEPRDRQVLTRLCESGLDCFTAKNAVAVVEGSEREAEDALDRLVAANMLRVRVQADGLEFHYSLPPLFKDFCTGTERPSHLLQVVATIPREAETGIAVPG
- a CDS encoding PEP/pyruvate-binding domain-containing protein; protein product: MTLTQPALVRSLDEPGLEVAEAGRKAARLAELRQAGFPVPPGLVLTVAAFEAGEFSAGVLAALRSVAGHFGDVPLAVRSSGVAEDGDEQSHAGQYETVLGVSGFDELVTAVRTCWESADAARLRQYRGRADRPGLAVLVQPLVPAVAAGVAFSADPVTGARGTVRVDAVPGLGDQLVSGRVVPDEWAVTDAPALVRGPHEVLTAEQAGRVADLARRVEADAGSPQDIEWAWAGDDVVLLQARPITALPAAGPEPVAIEFEVPPGFWLRGGYTLKPLSPMNTSTLIRAVNRTSSNLFTYAFGERVEVRNLGGWSYVRIVPLASVDAVRERARKVVEAGRADKHGEIVDRWYAEWLPGLRAALTGVRSVVLGELPGPELAAELDRRVELAYEAQRLHFLVGGVSSMVWGELGVVCRDLLGWDAAGILPMLTGLPGRAAEPARELTRLARLAAGDPGVLREPAGEFAEAFEAYLVEYGQRCLGADLAEPSLAEQPRLVLSLIRDRLDAGTDPEAAAAAAIAEREETVAAARARLSGADLARFDRVLARAQRAFPLRDDTGFEAHVAWAQVRYALREMAARLVSGGRLADVDDIFLLTLDEARAAFACGAAQHDLVSLRAGQQAWSQAHLGPQTYGEYRSGPDREAVLAELAPADRAVLEPMLWIDSVSELGAGHRAAAGDRLLRGTAASAGRYTGVVRVVISEREFAKLRPGDVLVCPETTPQWSVLFGGIGALITDTGGLLSHPSILAREHGIPAVVATGNATEVLRDGQLVTVDGTTGAVEVLDAS
- a CDS encoding SchA/CurD-like domain-containing protein; the protein is MPYAAITYDIKPGFEEEIAGIFANFKRADSPIMRDESGTEVGRLLGTAVFIRDAQLVRFIHYEGDFSQIGRHMARQEGVHLVEEQLKPYLASERNTETPEGFRQHFAKSVMRCISQISVPPAAFAAS
- a CDS encoding nucleotide disphospho-sugar-binding domain-containing protein; protein product: MRILVTSYPAVSHLYPMVPLAWGLRAAGHEVRVAAAPSFAAAARRTGLPVLPLGEDVDGTVAWQGFDPRAGDRTERTMRMFRLTAQGWAGALVGVARDWADVVLFDPREYAGPVAAAVAGIPSARVLYGVDHTYAQRAGEWPLLAPLWDERGLGEPDPAGTVTIDPCPAALQLETPGSAWPLRTIPYNGSAVIPRSAAPAGRPRVCLTWGASFGGTTGNLDPVRVALAGLLRCGAEVLVAVARGQRPLLGELPTGVRVLESVPLHTILPGCALVVHQGGAGTALTAAACGVPQLVVPFKGDQVTHAGRVAAAGAGVLLPAAELTPEAVASAAFEVLADAGYTRRAAEIAAENRSRPAPAAVVAQLEFLVG
- the rfbH gene encoding lipopolysaccharide biosynthesis protein RfbH; the protein is MADSARSLLLEQVRGYHDAQAPGPEKFVPGETPILSSGAVLDADDRVALVTAALDLRIASGGIAAKFESSFARTLKRRKALLTNSGSSANLLAISALCAPQLGDARLRPGDEVITVAAGFPTTVNPILQHGLVPVFVDIELGTYNTTAERVEAAFSPRTRAIMIAHTLGNPFPVAEIAELAERHGCYLIEDNCDAVGSTYQGRLTGTFGKFSTVSFYPAHHLTMGEGGCLLTSDLKLERLARSLRDWGRDCWCEPGEDDRCLRRFDFSLGTLPPGYDHKYVFSQLGYNLKSTDLQAALGLSQLAKLPDFIEARKQNWRQLREGLDGLPGLLLPEPTPGSDPSWFGFVITVRPDAGFTAGEVIAHLEANAIRTRRLFAGNLTRHPAYLDRPHRISGSLANSDIVTERTFWIGVYPGITPEMIEFVIGTLKEFVATH
- a CDS encoding nucleotide disphospho-sugar-binding domain-containing protein, with translation MSTGGRRPRAMRVLFVMWGWRTHLHPVAPLAWALRGAGHEVRVLGQPALGPAITELGLTAVAAGPDLDVLPEFRKFVLPAEARPAPEPPADGVPRALKLFARLAAEMAGDAVRFAQAWRPDLVVAEPTAFAGPLVAAALGIPSVRHLYGPDLVARAARFLPGLLEPIGGRLGVGPVDPLAGTTIDPTPSCLHAPGDLPRRLVRYLPCSGPERAEVVLGPVARPRVCVTWGHTMELLGPQYFLAGETARAVAELDVNVVLAVSARQRALLGDLPPSVSVFVDPPLDRLLAHCDVLVSQGGAGSVLTGLAAGLPQVAVGQLPDHLAIARRIEAAGAGRALAAAEFSAATVAGAVFDVLQRSGFAAAARRARLENEDRPAPAELVAELRSLAGR
- a CDS encoding NAD(P)-dependent oxidoreductase produces the protein MDTKTIAVVGLGVMGSGMATSLLDHGYRVLVHNRTAAKAAPLLDRGAELAESVEAAVAGADRVLLSLADEPAVDAVLAAAGPALRAGLVVVDTSTVSAEYSRALTARLATAGVTRIEACVLGNPAQAAAGQLRVLAAGARPAVESAGDVLAAIGREVSYLGPAGNAATTKLVFNLLLGGQVAALAEAVNYGVAAGLDRDRLLAAIGTSGFSSKVLSFRAELMRSRRYEPAAFRSALMAKDLRLGTEAAAEAGVATPVLTAAALAYEAVVAAGSGDADAAVLIDTPAGAGHAAILTSTPGGPA